A single Rhopalosiphum padi isolate XX-2018 chromosome 4, ASM2088224v1, whole genome shotgun sequence DNA region contains:
- the LOC132930258 gene encoding protein-L-isoaspartate O-methyltransferase domain-containing protein 1-like, whose amino-acid sequence MGQFISSNRNDKSNDELINTLIKREYIHTINVEKAFRSVDRGLYYTSDNKQNAYRDTAWQYDKIHLSAPSVYATVLECLDLHKGHKFLNIGSGVGYFSTLAGLLLGVNGVNHGIEIHNSLIDIAYTKLEEFKQNAAAIDYFEFCEPIFIEGNACELLSVGYYDRVYCGAGVPPAESSFMKALIKIGGVLVMPLEGFLVKIIRIGEYSWKTIDVLEVSFTDLVVPEKCDILKVAKFPSVEPLSLQELCRSNIRASIRDNLNESFPELQMQTKCKPDKSYDQKFFNTDDPLGQFVRLQYGATEEGMVSLRNIVDTFAGLDEAISDVGSTSETEANREDNDGDNNSDDDDDDDDDEDDDDNEEKNTSEQRDKFLHKKVKLDTKRKSSEAGCSKQNRTLPGRPKNSKRMRMNTSSTVKNHNNSQSSNSTSDLLWDTMSSDSSSDDGDDDSLSWLSTEDNDDNRTRNRHFGGMYNSLFDGDDNSSHESDSESEAARDLVLYRFLSERKDNELSKLLKVKIDLLPIPILLKLFLNYIKT is encoded by the exons ATGGGTCAATTCATAAGTTCAAATCGCAATGACAAAAGCAATGATGAgcttattaatacattaattaagaGAGAGTATATACACACCATTAATGTTGAAAAAGCGTTCAGATCTGTTGACCGTGGCTTATATTATACGAgtgataataaacaaaatgcCTATAGAGACACTGCTTGGCAATATGATAAAATTCATTTGTCTGCACCGAGTGTTTATGCTACTGTTTTAGAATGTTTGGATTTGCACAAAGGTCATAAGTTTTTAAACATTGGTTCTGGAGTAGGGTACTTTAGTACTCTAGCTGGTCTTCTATTGG GTGTTAATGGAGTTAATCATGGAATTGAAATTCATAATTCTCTAATAGATATTGCATATACAAAGTTGGaagaatttaaacaaaatgcCGCTGCAattgattattttgaattttgtgaaCCAATATTCATTGaag gaaATGCATGCGAGTTGTTGTCAGTGGGTTACTATGATCGAGTCTATTGTGGAGCTGGAGTACCACCAGCAGAATCTTCATTTATGAAAGCtcttattaaa ATTGGTGGTGTATTAGTTATGCCATTGGAAGGGTTCCTCGTGAAAATCATAAGGATAGGTGAATATTCATGGAAAACAATTGATGTTTTGGAAGTATCATTTACAGATCTTGTTGTGCCAGAAAAATGCgatattttaaaagttgcaAAATTTc CTTCTGTTGAACCATTAAGTTTACAAGAATTATGCAGATCAAATATACGTGCATCCATAAGAGATAATCTGAATGAAAGTTTTCCCGAATTGCAAATGCAAACCAAGTGTAAGCCAGATAAAAGTTATGatcaaaaattttttaatactgatGATCCTTTGGGTCAATTTGTTCGCTTACAATATGGTGCCACCGAAGAAGGAATGGTTAGTTTACGGAACATTGTAGATACGTTTGCTGGTTTAGATGAGGCTATATCAGATGTGGGTTCAACATCAGAGACTGAAGCTAACAGAGAAGATAATGATGGTGATAACAAcagtgatgatgatgatgatgatgatgatgatgaagatgatgatgacaatgaagaaaaaaatacaagtgaACAACGTGataaatttttacataagaaAGTTAAATTAGATACTAAAAGGAAATCATCAGAAGCTGGATGCTCTAAACAAAATAGAACATTGCCAGGAAGACCAAAAAACTCAAAAAGAATGAGAATGAACACATCTTCAACAGTCAAAAATCACAATAACAGCCAATCTTCCAATAGCACTAGTGATTTATTATGGGATACTATGTCTAGCGATTCATCGTCTGATGATGGTGACGACGATTCTTTAAGTTGGTTATCAACTGAGGATAATGATGATAACAGAACGAGAAATCGTCATTTTGGTGGAATGTATAATTCTTTATTTGATGGTGATGATAATAGTAGCCATGAAAGCGATTCTGAGAGTGAAGCTGCTAGAGATTTGGTATTATACCGCTTTCTCAGTGAACGCAAAGATAATGAGTTGAGCAAACTTTTAAAGGTTAAAATTGATCTGTTACCAATACCAATTTTACTCAAGttgtttctaaattatataaaaacataa
- the LOC132930256 gene encoding uncharacterized protein LOC132930256 has translation MEKSDENIETIMDVDSFEDHGSLLYTGYDNTSETNFQCDLSQYSLDNESVMVIDDDDDDDDSLSDISNSEIIDEKNELNVPTSIKMPEQKNIVSDDFEDDSEDDSEDDFVDDSDTEIYEETVSINKNFLSAATKNTNVITKQKENDSLNVKKLFIPKNDSSIAKSNPLLKSNQIKLASKAATNRPKTTTMNLQPESSSKNKFSQKGFYKLKSSKGSSSDVFIIPHNGMNYMITKKSPSMKSNHSLSTTLKAPSTVVTPNEQNKQVISKAVLRGEKKEESNFVARIQQQLGKKYKVVPDQGQVPINLDRVFKRNPNFTKQKMATNSTPNRHKVGDFFRLGNSCQLANNKETRNVQHKIVPTPVKSSWSKMSKTIDLTNENKNKKFIPHTITSKDATEKNTSCFVKNGNVYPQKIIPTPTEIIDLSDDSPPLSPTKYDKITNNDHKTIQSPSLDFLNKSKTKLKFFETLKNGDNDSNGSSDEILEVNCSKTGTSENSNIRRAVKNNLNKNKVLLSEEIINLSDSSNEENDDTSNQFISCKYEYCDTLVYEPELIDDLYCSLTCKNLDMKKIVTEEENVVDETTNLTKTSIVDRKHLLTKLENRINKRKQLLTTSCPKDSVKENDFDQQLINFFNKPSLEDNQSSLELNKDLKGRCNIPDVIDIDDDDDDDDDDDDDDDEYFDLKPFIEDKDVLNYMVRMQFKSAPKKLFDRPFPSEKNLFVVGQKLEGIDPKHEALFCVMTVSEVCGYRIKLHFDGYPDDYDFWVNADCPNLFHPGWCEKNSRILQPPHNYENEFNWISYLRECQALPAPKHNFISTKNINNYKNQHKFHIGDKLEALDKLTRTLPKQLICVATVADILGNRIRIHFDGWTDDFDYWTDITSTNIHPIRWCDNNGRILSPPSGYNDMKGKKPFNWTQYLKETNSNPVPEDAFVRRPLRDFSNEMIIEVIDLVVPRLLRIARVVDVRGDELKIVYDGFNDNYAYWVEDDSPDIHPVGWSAKTNHPIELPPAPNTLWNCSIFGCKGYGNSSNRLKNDHVDLNDCPYEMDSWKTAVAGLAKMPDRLKANNVLITTTLTCSKSKGNIHQDNENNIKNRISTEIKSFFTIKEKINEKRLNLMLDTNNIESERDSDSRNSFCNNIPSSKNEKLRRAVGLSLVGYNLGSIFMEQQRNDWIRHNAQLGIPFFDTTDAIKWSVHDVASYVKKVVATYTSKIHDTNEEISISDRFIDQGIDGESFLMLNQDDIMNILKVPLGHALKITNAIILLRQRSSGVHLFDLPQH, from the exons ATGGAAAAATCTGATGAAAATATAGAAACTATTATGGATGTAGATTCATTCGAAGATCATGGTTCATTGTTATATACTGGTTATGACAATACAAGTGAAACTAATTTTCAGTGCGACTTATCTCAATACTCTTTGGATAATGAGTCAGTAATGGTaattgatgatgatgatgatgatgatgattcaTTGAGTGATATCAGTAATAGTGAAATTATAGATgagaaaaatgaattaaatgtacctacttCAATTAAAATGccagaacaaaaaaatattgtaagtgaTGATTTTGAAGATGATTCAGAAGATGATTCTGAAGATGATTTTGTAGATGATTCTGATACAGAAATATATGAGGAAAcagtttcaataaataaaaattttttatctgCTGctactaaaaatacaaatgtaattacaaaacaaaaagaaaatgattctttaaatgtaaagaaattatttattcctAAAAATGACTCTTCTATTGCCAAATCAAATCCTTTGTTAAAatctaatcaaattaaattagcaTCTAAAGCTGCAACTAACAGGCCAAAAACTACAACAATGAATTTACAGCCAGAGTCatcgagtaaaaataaatttagtcaaAAAGGTTTTTACAAACTTAAATCTTCAAAGGGTTCTTCATCAGATGTTTTTATAATCCCACACAATGGTATGAATTATATGATAACCAAAAAAAGTCCATCAATGAAGTCTAATCATTCTTTATCAACTACATTAAAAGCACCAAGTACTGTAGTTACAccaaatgaacaaaataaacaagTTATATCAAAAGCTGTATTAAGAGGTGAAAAAAAAGAGGAGTCTAACTTTGTTGCTCGGATACAACAACAACTTGGCAAAAAATATAAAGTGGTACCAGATCAAGGAcaggtacctattaatttagACCGTGTATTCAAACGAAACCCTAATTTTACTAAACAAAAAATGGCAACAAATTCTACTCCAAACAGACATAAAGTTGGTGATTTTTTTCGTCTAGGAAATTCATGTCAATTGGCAAATAATAAGGAAACTAGAAATGTTCAGCATAAAATAGTACCTACACCTGTTAAGTCTTCTTGGAGTAAAATGTCTAAAACAATTGATCTAACcaatgagaataaaaataaaaagtttattcctCATACTATTACAAGTAAAGATGCAACAGAAAAGAATACAagttgttttgttaaaaatggcAATGTTTATCCCCAAAAAATAATTCCTACTCCAACTGAAATTATTGACCTATCTGATGATAGTCCACCTTTAAGTCCTACTAAATAtg ATAAAATAACTAACAATGATCATAAAACAATTCAGTCACCATCATTAGATTTTCTTaacaaatcaaaaacaaaattgaagttTTTTGAAACGCTAAAAAACGGTGATAATGATTCAAATGGCTCTAGTGATGAAATATTAGAAGTAAATTGCAGTAAAACTGGTACATCAGAG aattcaaATATTAGAAGagcagttaaaaacaatttgaataagaataaagtattattatctgaagaaattattaatttaagtgatTCTTCTAATgaag aaaatgaTGATACATCTAATCAGTTTATTTCTTGCAAATATGAATATTGTGATACATTAGTGTATGAACCTGAATTGATTGATGatttatattgtagtttaaCATGTAAAAATTTAGACATGAAAAAGATAGTAACTGAAGAAGAAAATGTTGTTGATGAAACTACAAATCTAACAAAAACATCTATAGTTGATcgaaaacatttattaacaaaattggaaaatagaataaataagaGGAAACAATTGCTAACAACTTCTTGTCCAAAGGACTCAGTTAAAGAAAATGATTTTGATCAACagttgataaatttttttaataaaccatcATTAGAAGACAATCAATCTtctttagaattaaataaagaTCTTAAAGGCAGATGTAATATTCCagatgtaattgatattgatgatgatgatgatgatgatgatgatgatgatgatgatgatgatgaataTTTTGATCTTAaa ccTTTCATAGAAGACAaagatgtattaaattatatggttaGGATGCAATTTAAATCTGCCcccaaaaaattgtttgatagaCCTTTTCCGTCTGAGAAGAACTTATTTGTTGTAGGACAAAAACTTGAAGGTATTGATCCCAAACATGAAGCATTATTCTGTGTAATGACTGTATCAGAAGTTTGtg gatatcgcattaaattacattttgatgGTTATCCGGATGATTATGATTTTTGGGTAAATGCGGATTGCCCAAATTTGTTTCATCCAGGATGGTGTGAAAAGAATTCGCGGATTCTACAACCACCACATAATTATGAAAACGAATTTAATTGGATTAGTTATCTTAGAGAGTGTCAAGCTTTACCAGCtccaaaacacaattttatctCTACTAAAAACATTAAT aattataaaaatcaacataAATTTCATATCGGAGATAAATTAGAAGCATTAGATAAATTAACCCGCACACTTCCAAAACAATTAATATGTGTTGCCACTGTTGCTGATATCTTGGGTAATCGCATTCGTATTCATTTTGATGGATGGACAGATGATTTTGATTATTGGACGGATATTACATCAACTAATATACATCCCATTAGATGGTGTGATAACAATGGTCGAATTTTGTCTCCTCCTAGTGGTTATAatg atatgaaAGGAAAGAAACCCTTTAATTGGACTCAATACTTAAAAGAGACAAATAGTAATCCTGTGCCTGAAGATGCATTTGTCCGTAGACCATTAAGAGACTTTTCTAATGAAATGATAATTGAAGTTATTGATCTTGTTGTTCCAAGACTGTTAAGAATTGCTAGGGTAGTAGATGTTAGAGGTGATgaactaaaaattgtttatgatggatttaatgataattatgcATACTGGGTTGAAGACGATAGTCCAGATATTCATCCTGTTGGATGGTCAGCAAAGACTAACCATCCAATTGAACTACCTCCAG caCCTAACACACTATGGAATTGCAGTATCTTTGGCTGTAAAGGTTATGGAAATTCATCAAATAGATTGAAAAATGATCATGTTGATTTAAATGATTGCCCATATGAAATGGATTCATGGAAAACAGCTGTAGCTGGGTTGGCAAAGATGCCTGATCGATTAAAagctaataatgttttaattaccaCAACATTGACATG TTCAAAATCAAAAGGCAATATACATCaggataatgaaaataatataaaaaatagaataagtaCAGAAATCAAGAGTTTTTTTACGATCAAAGAAAAGATAAATGAAAAAAG attaaatctTATGTTGGATACAAATAATATCGAATCAGAACGTGATTCTGATAGTAGAAATTCATTTTGTAATAACATTCCAAGTAGTAAGAACGAAAAATTGCGCAGAGCAGTTGGTTTATCTCTTGTGGGATATAATTTGGGCTCAATATTTATGGAACAACAACGCAATGATTGGATCAGACATAATGCTCAACTAGGTATACCATTCTTCGATACAACTGATGCAATAAAATGGTCTGTTCATGATGTGGCCTCATATGTTAAAAAAGTGGTTGCAACTTATACCTCAAAAATTCATGATACCAATGAAGAAATCAGTATATCTGATCGGTTCATTGATCaa GGAATTGATGGTGagtcatttttaatgttaaatcaagatgatataatgaatatattaaaagttcCACTTGGTCAcgcattaaaaataactaatgccATTATACTATTAAGACAACGGTCTTCTGGAGTTCATTTATTTGACCTTCctcaacattaa